A single Pseudomonas sp. DC1.2 DNA region contains:
- a CDS encoding metal ABC transporter permease: protein MSYEAFRLMVQGWASSGYLPEAMAYGFVVNALLAGLLIGPVLGGLGTLVVVKRFAFFSEAVGHAALTGVAIGILLGEPYTGPYGSLFGYCLLFGILLNYLRNRTGLAPDTLIGVFLSVSLALGASLLLILAGKINVHILENVLFGSVLTVNGNDLLVLAVVGSLVMALALPLYNRIMLASFNPQLAAVRGVAVKTLDYLFVILVTLITVAAVKVIGAILVGALLVIPAAAARLLSQSLKGFFWCSVSIATVSTLCGILAPIVFDLPIPSGAAIILVAGIAFALSAIARGVVPSLKGNLG, encoded by the coding sequence ATGAGCTATGAAGCCTTTCGTTTGATGGTCCAGGGTTGGGCCTCTTCGGGTTATCTACCGGAAGCAATGGCCTATGGATTTGTGGTTAATGCGCTGCTCGCCGGACTGTTGATCGGCCCGGTACTGGGCGGCCTCGGCACGCTGGTGGTGGTCAAGCGCTTTGCGTTTTTCTCCGAAGCGGTAGGCCACGCGGCACTCACCGGTGTGGCGATCGGCATCCTCCTCGGCGAACCCTACACCGGACCTTACGGAAGCCTGTTCGGCTACTGCCTGCTATTCGGCATCCTGCTTAATTACCTGCGCAACCGCACCGGCCTGGCGCCAGATACGCTGATCGGAGTGTTCCTCTCCGTATCGTTGGCGCTGGGTGCCAGCCTGTTGCTGATACTGGCGGGCAAAATCAACGTCCATATTCTCGAAAACGTGCTGTTCGGCTCGGTGCTGACGGTTAACGGCAATGACTTGCTGGTACTGGCCGTCGTCGGTTCACTGGTCATGGCCCTGGCGCTGCCGCTGTACAACCGCATCATGCTTGCCAGTTTTAATCCGCAATTGGCGGCGGTGCGCGGTGTGGCGGTGAAGACCCTGGATTATCTGTTCGTGATTCTGGTGACACTGATCACCGTGGCCGCAGTAAAAGTTATCGGCGCGATTCTGGTCGGTGCGCTGTTGGTGATTCCAGCAGCAGCGGCGCGTTTACTCAGCCAATCATTGAAGGGATTCTTCTGGTGCTCGGTGTCGATCGCAACCGTCAGTACCTTATGCGGAATACTCGCGCCAATTGTTTTCGACCTGCCCATCCCGTCCGGCGCCGCAATCATCCTGGTGGCCGGTATCGCTTTCGCCCTGTCT
- a CDS encoding DUF6162 family protein has product MTTATTHVVRPAGAGHETLFVLLLCLLILAVSGSVVAWRSESQTVTRVGVDQLDARRDLSAAEQGIYADLRVTLDEIHLLRQEQQTPPTPAGLADEGFAPFVQDASSVRRGAHTWQLLGAQAYFGQSQTRSVAGSFLMRLSANDDATPDIWLNRGSPLNAPNEFSDAALQSAGWQQIVAQFDAGVTRQHRH; this is encoded by the coding sequence TTGACCACCGCCACCACGCACGTCGTCCGCCCCGCCGGCGCCGGCCATGAAACCCTCTTTGTGCTGTTGTTATGCCTGCTGATTCTAGCGGTCTCAGGCTCGGTGGTGGCTTGGCGCAGCGAGTCTCAAACAGTCACACGCGTGGGTGTTGATCAATTGGATGCCCGTCGTGACCTGAGCGCGGCCGAACAAGGTATTTACGCCGACCTGCGAGTAACCCTGGACGAAATCCACCTGCTGCGTCAGGAACAACAGACGCCACCTACGCCTGCGGGACTGGCCGACGAGGGCTTTGCGCCGTTTGTCCAGGACGCGAGTTCAGTGCGTCGTGGCGCCCATACCTGGCAGTTGCTCGGAGCCCAAGCCTACTTCGGTCAGAGCCAGACGAGGAGCGTGGCCGGTTCATTTCTGATGCGATTGAGCGCAAATGACGACGCTACGCCAGACATCTGGCTCAACCGTGGCAGCCCTCTCAACGCCCCAAACGAGTTCAGTGATGCCGCGCTCCAAAGCGCTGGCTGGCAGCAAATCGTCGCGCAATTCGACGCCGGCGTGACCCGCCAGCATCGGCACTGA
- a CDS encoding thiamine pyrophosphate-binding protein has translation MSKTTLAPAPSHVRRLWRKWRLHLNILLLLIPLGFMPKYFADASLFRGDNGLGEREIGNIPVGPWSLRLAELHNEGPLLTGPAGYMKAFNAALCERCRDQVKATYLRIGKPRSLRAAGVIFFGTPYRMGASLPVPAKTKTDAELWITLEGWDGSLHQASIPLSQASPATVAWLNKQGGKP, from the coding sequence GTGAGCAAGACGACCCTTGCACCGGCGCCCTCCCACGTGCGCCGACTGTGGCGAAAGTGGCGCTTGCACCTGAACATTCTGTTGTTGCTGATCCCGCTGGGCTTCATGCCCAAGTATTTTGCCGACGCGTCACTGTTTCGCGGCGACAACGGGCTAGGCGAACGGGAAATCGGCAACATACCGGTCGGCCCCTGGAGCCTGCGCCTCGCCGAGTTGCACAACGAAGGGCCACTCCTGACAGGCCCCGCCGGCTACATGAAAGCCTTTAACGCAGCGCTGTGTGAGCGTTGCCGCGATCAGGTCAAGGCGACTTACCTGCGCATCGGCAAACCCCGCAGCTTGCGCGCCGCCGGGGTGATTTTCTTCGGCACGCCCTACCGCATGGGCGCGTCGTTACCCGTCCCGGCAAAGACCAAAACGGATGCCGAACTGTGGATCACTCTCGAAGGCTGGGACGGCAGCCTGCATCAAGCCTCTATCCCTCTGAGCCAGGCGTCCCCGGCCACGGTGGCCTGGCTGAACAAACAAGGTGGCAAACCATGA
- a CDS encoding metal ABC transporter ATP-binding protein translates to MTAHETLIAHNSGPTLDFAKVCLTLGRTTILDQVTFQVQSGTVHALVGPNGGGKSSLIKTLLGQMPHQGRLSLQWPGEPGVIGYVPQALEFDRGLPMTVDDFMAAMCQRRPAFLGLSKHYAPAIGEALERVGMQDKRKRRMGALSGGERQRVLLAQGLIPAPRLLVLDEPMSALDEAGIQVFERLLDDWRRSGITVLWIEHDLEAVGRLADRVTGLNRRVLFDATPKQALTPERLLSLFSTHPRSAA, encoded by the coding sequence ATGACCGCTCACGAAACGCTAATCGCACACAACAGCGGCCCGACCCTCGACTTCGCCAAGGTTTGCCTGACACTGGGCCGCACGACGATCCTCGACCAAGTGACCTTCCAGGTTCAGTCCGGCACCGTGCATGCGCTGGTGGGCCCGAATGGCGGCGGCAAGAGTTCCCTGATCAAGACACTGCTGGGGCAAATGCCGCATCAGGGTCGCTTGAGTCTGCAATGGCCTGGCGAGCCTGGGGTCATCGGCTACGTGCCGCAAGCGCTTGAGTTTGATCGCGGATTGCCAATGACCGTAGATGATTTCATGGCCGCCATGTGTCAGCGGCGCCCGGCATTCCTCGGGTTGAGCAAACATTACGCGCCCGCGATTGGCGAGGCGCTGGAACGGGTCGGCATGCAGGACAAACGCAAACGGCGCATGGGCGCGTTATCCGGTGGCGAGCGGCAGCGGGTCTTGCTGGCCCAAGGGCTGATTCCGGCACCGCGATTGCTGGTGCTCGACGAACCGATGTCGGCCCTCGATGAGGCCGGCATTCAGGTGTTCGAACGGCTGCTGGACGATTGGCGACGCAGCGGCATCACCGTGTTGTGGATCGAGCACGATCTAGAGGCTGTCGGGCGGCTGGCGGATCGGGTCACCGGGCTCAATCGCCGGGTATTGTTCGATGCCACGCCGAAACAGGCGCTGACTCCGGAGCGCCTGCTGAGCCTGTTCTCGACCCATCCACGGAGCGCTGCCTGA
- a CDS encoding metal ABC transporter substrate-binding protein has translation MPISSQRSSFFRLLLVGLLACLLAPLASAEEAKRLRIGITLHPYYSYVANIVGDKAEVVPLIPAGFNPHAYEPRAEDIKRIGSLDVIVLNGVGHDDFADRMIAASETPNIPVIEANENVPLLAATGTAARGAGKVVNPHTFLSISASIAQVNNIARELGKLDPVNAKTYTQNARAYGKRLRQMRADALAKLTQAPNPDLRVATVHAAYDYLLREFGLEVTAVVEPAHGIEPSPSQLKKTIDQLRALDVKVIFSEMDFPSTYVETIQRESGVKLYPLSHISYGEYTADKYEKEMTGNLNTVVRAIQESGS, from the coding sequence ATGCCTATTTCATCTCAACGCAGCTCATTTTTTCGCCTGCTGCTAGTCGGCCTATTGGCCTGCCTGCTGGCGCCCCTGGCCAGTGCCGAAGAGGCCAAGCGCCTGCGCATCGGCATCACCCTGCATCCTTATTACAGCTACGTCGCCAACATTGTCGGCGACAAAGCCGAAGTAGTGCCGTTGATTCCGGCCGGCTTCAACCCCCACGCCTACGAACCCCGGGCCGAAGACATCAAGCGCATTGGTAGCCTGGACGTGATCGTGCTTAACGGCGTGGGTCATGACGACTTTGCCGACCGCATGATCGCCGCCAGCGAAACCCCGAACATCCCGGTCATCGAGGCTAATGAAAACGTGCCGCTACTGGCCGCCACCGGCACCGCCGCCCGGGGCGCTGGCAAGGTAGTGAACCCACATACCTTCCTCTCGATCAGCGCCTCCATCGCCCAAGTCAATAACATCGCCCGGGAGCTGGGCAAACTCGACCCGGTCAATGCCAAAACCTACACCCAGAATGCCCGCGCCTACGGCAAACGCCTGCGGCAGATGCGCGCCGACGCGCTGGCGAAACTGACTCAGGCACCTAATCCTGACCTGCGCGTAGCCACGGTCCATGCGGCTTACGACTACCTGCTGCGCGAATTTGGCCTTGAAGTGACCGCCGTGGTCGAACCAGCGCACGGTATTGAGCCGAGCCCCAGCCAGTTGAAAAAGACCATCGACCAACTGCGCGCTTTGGACGTGAAAGTGATCTTCTCCGAGATGGATTTCCCCTCCACCTACGTCGAAACCATCCAGCGTGAATCCGGGGTGAAGCTGTATCCGCTGTCGCATATTTCCTATGGCGAATACACCGCTGACAAGTACGAAAAAGAAATGACCGGCAACCTGAACACCGTCGTCCGTGCCATTCAGGAGTCCGGCTCATGA